A genomic region of Nitrospirota bacterium contains the following coding sequences:
- a CDS encoding acyl carrier protein: MFDTLEKEIISIISEVSGMEEVEIKPESNLAKDLEIDSIKAIEIIVALEKKFKVSVRDEDIPQISTVKQIIDLAKELIVK; encoded by the coding sequence ATGTTTGATACTTTAGAAAAGGAAATTATATCAATAATTTCAGAAGTCTCTGGGATGGAAGAAGTGGAAATCAAACCTGAATCGAATCTTGCTAAAGACTTGGAGATCGATTCTATTAAGGCTATTGAGATTATCGTAGCACTTGAGAAAAAGTTTAAGGTTTCTGTGCGTGACGAAGACATACCGCAGATTTCCACTGTAAAGCAAATTATAGACTTAGCAAAAGAATTGATTGTAAAATAG